A genomic region of Plasmodium malariae genome assembly, chromosome: 14 contains the following coding sequences:
- the PmUG01_14059500 gene encoding conserved Plasmodium protein, unknown function — protein MECYKVVDSYNNEENRSLLNKLNINITVVNYLEMDNHQINNTRDEEDEDKNISFQCDVNKKGFRKIYENVVTQEDFGTCNLNTNHLKTCTNINTMGDHSDSVNTFVHVENDKRSNNCSNCDESIINNKIYKDDITENYSNDIRNQMNRSISGSNLNDNVNNEKVAECMDKMSKCGHVEEVSPLVSEQNGGNNNDNNISNSGSGSGKTAMETVEANENINIIQNILYESKELLPDDGGKNEHAIKCNKNMNNSENAQEMVADLVNPDTNIKNQISIPEEHTTAINDHLEEKNEEEEKIEKKNKNDKKGKKENILMLPSNAFLRNVVTKKSANMKNSIHNQNLTNVNSITLESSHTIGTMNNNRTSDFTNLSGNIYGRVGIINENTNNCITDVDKRAEPLSYDDTNDNNIAEEDLNFIYSLIGDELTKCEKYDKEIKRVKNEMICMYNNDPTRLLTLGHCLSKIKSNKKLIEVLFYILVNNKLINMNCHLQSNEIEMVPTYLSYDRVHNIHKKWRDNYQTTSLDLKKKRYRDSSSEKNFALLGDTPVKLSSRRKGCNENIVDVGTNKGSILKEEQMTELDNAISLSNEYDHINRNDDKHLSNTNLPLYYNGRNIYPNSNRKIGKKENGNDKKWHTVSLKGKSSSNNDNKNVDIMDNTYINRDNSSELVKNNLLRQEEENILLKGMANNIDDNKNRFAGGDKMNLFESKDNLDSYSKVTCVNNRNSENCEINNCTYEWLEKNLSEEQKEKQTAVYNEGNKKIQWSNNEEGNDLTKKEDRRKLYKCVSCDKICTYVYYILKPNNLKKISYGVLDKCIWCSNCYNSSKYPNILNSSNFVKVNIPFNFLDSDWSITETEKLIDAVCKYKNDWEKISEYVQSKTPYDCIYKFISMPLSNPYFDLDNLLNINDISFSTYKQNNTLLSLLSFICNHISPYIGAYAAKKIVDLILEKQKNAILRNESERRKKKETKEHLKEQEGYIKEREGYIKEQEGYIKEQEGYIKEQEGYIKEQDDQLKQEKEDDVKLKSKEEVETSLDEQSNRIGDKESNEPNNTSGERGKKQNDTRTQNGEDKALYNIIANSRQYSKNEILPLHEHKDIGGHEQMKGSNAPISSGNDTEDYKCNEGNEGNEGNDGSDGSDGSDGEVGHNGDNIDAENEIRMYSPFGCSSGGNNKYEEEDSANNDHIGNSSDNNGNNNDGNNNNNDGNNNNNDGNDNNKESSNSWDKKEDENVNNDPDFVPLNFESVLNDNPPSTYILKEADMQEIHNTVIDASKKRAKELAELEKHNIKKLLRELVLLKTRKVKLKLKQYQYLQNYFEIQNQLMERKRARLNVNKETPTP, from the coding sequence ATGGAATGTTACAAAGTGGTTGATAGTTACAATAACGAAGAGAATAgaagtttattaaataaattaaacatCAACATAACAGTAGTTAACTACTTAGAAATGGATAATCATCAAATTAACAATACAAGGGACGAAGAAGACGAAGACAAGAACATTTCATTTCAATGTGACGTTAATAAAAAGGGGTTTAGGAAGATTTATGAAAATGTAGTTACTCAGGAAGACTTCGGTACATGCAATTTAAATACGAACCATTTAAAAACGTGTACCAATATTAATACCATGGGAGATCATTCTGATTCTGTAAATACTTTCGTACATGTAGAGAATGATAAAAGAAGTAATAACTGTTCTAATTGTGATGaaagtattattaataataaaatttacaaagaCGACATAACAGAAAACTACTCCAATGATATAAGAAACCAAATGAATAGATCTATTAGTGGAAGCAATTTAAATGATAAcgttaataatgaaaaagtgGCAGAATGTATGGACAAAATGAGCAAGTGTGGACATGTGGAAGAGGTATCTCCTTTAGTTTCTGAACAGAATGgaggtaataataatgataataatattagcaaTAGTGGAAGTGGAAGTGGCAAGACGGCCATGGAAACTGTTGAGGCTAACGAAAACATCAACATAATACAAAACATTTTATACGAATCAAAAGAGTTATTACCAGATGATGggggaaaaaatgaacatgcaataaaatgcaataaaaatatgaacaattcAGAAAATGCACAAGAAATGGTGGCAGATTTAGTGAATCCTGatacaaacataaaaaatcaaataagCATTCCAGAGGAACATACAACTGCGATAAATGATCATTtggaggaaaaaaatgaagaggaGGAGAAAatcgaaaaaaagaataaaaatgataaaaaagggaaaaaagaaaacatattAATGCTTCCGTCAAATGCATTCTTAAGAAATGTAGTTACCAAAAAATCAGCCAACATGAAAAATAGTATACACAATCAGAATCTAACTAATGTAAACTCAATCACACTGGAGTCTTCACATACTATAGGAACTATGAACAATAATAGAACTAGCGATTTCACCAACCTTAGTGGAAACATCTACGGGAGAGTTGGTATTATCAATGAGAATACTAACAACTGCATTACAGACGTGGATAAAAGAGCTGAACCCTTGAGTTACGATGATACAAATGACAATAACATAGCTGAGGAAGatttaaatttcatttacTCCCTTATAGGTGATGAGTTAACCAAAtgtgaaaaatatgataaagaaataaagagaGTAAAGAACGAGATGatttgtatgtataacaATGACCCAACTCGATTGTTAACTCTAGGACATTgtttatcaaaaataaaatcaaataaGAAGTTAATAGaagttttgttttatattttagtaaataataaattgatCAATATGAATTGCCATTTACAAAGTAACGAAATAGAAATGGTTCCAACTTATTTAAGTTATGACCGTGTtcataatattcataaaaaatggaGAGATAATTACCAAACTACTTCTTTggacttaaaaaaaaaaagatatcgTGATAGCTCcagtgaaaaaaattttgcattATTAGGTGATACTCCAGTTAAGTTAAGTAGTAGGAGGAAGGGATGCAATGAAAATATTGTCGATGTAGGTACGAATAAGGGATCAATTTTGAAAGAGGAGCAAATGACAGAGTTAGATAATGCCATTAGTCTAAGTAACGAATACGATCATATCAACCGAAATGATGATAAACATCTAAGTAACACCAACTTGCCACTTTACTATAACGGAAGGAATATATATCCAAATTCAAATAggaaaataggaaaaaaggaaaatggaAATGATAAGAAGTGGCATACTGTTTCTCTAAAGGGTAAGTCATCATCCAACAATGACAACAAGAATGTAGACATTATGGATAACACATATATCAATAGAGATAATTCGTCTGAACTTGTAAAGAACAATTTGTTGAGGCAAGAagaggaaaatatattattaaaaggaATGGCTAACAACATAGACGATAATAAAAACAGATTTGCTGGAGGTGATAAGATGAACCTTTTTGAGAGTAAGGATAACTTGGATTCGTACAGTAAGGTTACCTGTGTAAATAATAGAAACAGTGAAAACTGTGAAATAAACAATTGCACCTACGAATggttagaaaaaaatttaagtgaggaacaaaaagaaaaacaaactGCTGTATATAATGAAGGAAATAAGAAGATACAATGGAGTAATAATGAAGAAGGGAACGACTTGACAAAGAAGGAAGATAGGCGTAAACTGTATAAATGTGTTAGCTGtgataaaatatgtacatatgtatactatATACTGAAAcctaataatttaaaaaagatttcTTATGGAGTTTTAGATAAGTGTATATGGTGCAGTAATTGCTACAACTCGAGTAAGTATCCAAATATTCTAAACTCTTCGAATTTTGTTAAGGTAAATATaccatttaattttttagataGTGATTGGAGTATAACAGAAACCGAAAAATTAATCGATGCTGtctgtaaatataaaaatgattggGAAAAAATTAGTGAATATGTTCAATCAAAAACACCATATGATTGTATTTATAAGTTCATTTCTATGCCTTTATCAAACCCTTATTTTGATTTAGATAACCTTTTAAACATTAACGATATTTCTTTTAGcacatataaacaaaacAATACACTCCTATCTcttctttcatttatttgCAATCATATTAGTCCCTATATAGGAGCATATGCTGCTAAAAAAATAGTAGATCTTATTTtggaaaaacagaaaaacgCAATCCTTCGAAACGAAAGTGAGAGGaggaaaaagaaggaaaCAAAAGAACACCTTAAGGAACAAGAGGGTTACATTAAGGAACGGGAGGGTTACATTAAGGAACAAGAGGGTTACATTAAGGAACAAGAGGGTTACATTAAGGAACAAGAGGGTTACATTAAGGAACAAGATGATCAACTTAAGCAAGAAAAAGAAGACGATgtcaaattaaaaagtaaggAAGAAGTTGAAACGTCCCTAGATGAACAATCGAACAGGATAGGAGACAAGGAGAGTAATGAACCGAATAACACTAGTGGTGAACGtgggaaaaaacaaaatgatacACGTACACAAAATGGTGAAGATAAAGccttatataatatcattGCCAACTCACGGCAATACAGTAAAAACGAAATTTTACCTTTACATGAACATAAGGATATTGGCGGGCATGAACAGATGAAGGGCAGTAATGCCCCCATAAGCTCAGGGAATGACACAGAGGATTACAAGTGCAATGAGGGCAATGAGGGCAATGAGGGCAATGATGGTAGTGATGGAAGTGATGGAAGTGATGGAGAGGTTGGTCATAATGGTGATAATATAGATGCAGAAAACGAAATACGTATGTATTCCCCCTTTGGCTGTAGTAGTggtggtaataataaatatgaagaagAAGATAGCGCAAATAATGATCATATAGGGAATAGCAGCGATAATAATGGCAATAATAATGATGGTAATAACAACAACAATGATGGTAATAACAACAACAATGATGGTAATGACAACAATAAAGAGAGCAGTAATAGCTgggataaaaaagaagatgaaAACGTAAATAATGATCCTGATTTTGTACCACTTAATTTTGAAAGTGTCCTAAATGATAACCCTCCTTCCACgtacattttaaaagaagCGGACATGCAAGAAATTCATAATACAGTTATCGATGCATCGAAAAAAAGAGCTAAGGAATTAGCTGAGCtagaaaaacataatataaaaaaattattaagagAACTCGTACTATTAAAAACGAGAAAAGTtaagttaaaattaaaacaatatCAGTATCTTCAgaattattttgaaattcAAAACCAGTTAatggaaagaaaaagagcGCGGCTCAATGTGAATAAAGAAACGCCAACACCATAA
- the PmUG01_14059600 gene encoding conserved Plasmodium protein, unknown function: MKIDKKKEFKKKLTMCISLLQVSDPLKIIIDETFIKLCIVHKICIKDELSKLLNRQLLLMTTKCISQYAKKSLQEETAYGLRKLTHYKCNHNEENIKDSVNNFLKKKKNESSNIFSVNYFENQVNVTHNFDSLYNVKSQICKKENKSNQENNNEKNEQLQEKTSEKRIENGQVYKVKNNIENVDNTKGGGHNQPNDSNICEDHGEDNKRGESNELSDSMKCIIDLVKNNNEKKFFLATNNLELRSFLRKVFIVPIIYISEGGVIKMESLSTKNLNKKENVELKKMKMLKWERELKKSEQRKNGTNIRKSVKKKKKKKKK, from the exons ATGAAAATTGACAAGAAGAAggagtttaaaaaaaagctaaCCATGTGCATTTCCCTGCTGCAAGTGTCAGATCCcctaaaaataattatcgACGAAACTTTCATTAAATTATGcattgttcataaaatttgCATAAAAGATGAATtaagtaaattattaaataggCAGTTACTTCTTATGACTACTAAGTGTATATCCCAGTATGCAAAAAAAAGTCTACAAGAAGAAACTGCATATGGATTAAGGAAATTAACACATTATAAATGTAATCACAATGAAGAGAATATAAAAGACtctgttaataattttttaaaaaaaaaaaaaaatgaaagcagtaatattttttctgtaaattattttgaaaatcaAGTAAATGTTACGCATAACTTTGACAGTTTGTATAATGTCAAGAGTCAAATTTGCAAGAAGGAGAATAAATCAAATcaggaaaataataatgaaaagaatgAACAACTTCAGGAAAAAACCAGTGAGAAAAGAATAGAAAACGGTCAAGTATATAAggtgaaaaataatatagagaATGTGGACAATACAAAAGGAGGTGGACATAACCAACCAAATGACTCTAACATATGCGAAGACCATGGGGAGGATAACAAAAGGGGAGAGAGTAATGAACTTTCAGATTCCATGAAATGTATAATCGACCTtgtaaaaaacaataatgaaaagaaatttttcCTGGCGACCAACAACTTAGAGCTACGATCCTTTTTGAg GAAGGTTTTCATAGTAcccatcatatatataagcgaGGGGGgagtaataaaaatggaaagcttatctacaaaaaatttaaataaaaaagaaaatgtggagttaaagaaaatgaagatGCTTAAGTGGGAACGCGAGTTAAAAAAGTCTGAACAGAGGAAGAATGGGACGAACATCAGAAAaagtgttaaaaaaaaaaaaaaaaaaaaaaaaaaataa
- the PmUG01_14059700 gene encoding conserved Plasmodium protein, unknown function: MKKKILFQSKRYTKNKNYLRKKRKYYNDQKFLRKYKKKIQPNETKTELVNSDPIKNFFFTPSAVEHKQEKVKEEQKEKEMEEPHELLEEQIAESQNKTRSYGSGNKKTEWAYNNKEIILLGQQKHNMKQKTKKKSAYIKELNITEMKKKEKELSVKEKEAAILKSEKERTQKKLMRFQKFIKLNQKTSRGQPVMKNIISHLLKKI, translated from the coding sequence atgaagaagaaaattttattccaAAGTAAAAGGTACACGAAGAACAAAAACTAcctaaggaaaaaaagaaaatattacaatGACCAGAAGTTTCTgcgtaaatataaaaagaagatacAACCAAATGAGACTAAAACGGAATTGGTTAATAGCGACCCGATTAAAAACTTTTTCTTTACACCTAGTGCGGTAGAACACAAACAGGAAAAGGTAAAAGAGGaacaaaaggaaaaggaaatgGAAGAACCTCATGAGTTGCTGGAGGAACAAATAGCAGAGAGccaaaataaaacaagatCATATGGCAGTGGTAACAAAAAAACAGAATGGGCATATAACAATAAGGAAATTATCCTACTTGGACAACAGAAACATAAcatgaaacaaaaaacaaagaaaaaatctGCATATATTAAGGAACTTAACATTActgaaatgaaaaagaaagaaaaagaattatcTGTAAAAGAGAAAGAAGCTGCTATTTTGAAAAGTGAAAAAGAAcgaacacaaaaaaaattaatgagaTTTCAAAAGTTTATAAAACTGAACCAAAAAACAAGCAGGGGTCAACCggtaatgaaaaatattatcagCCACTTgctgaaaaaaatttaa
- the PmUG01_14059400 gene encoding isoleucine--tRNA ligase, putative, which yields MIENAKFAVIIFLVFEILSYNKYTSLFIKKKNSVLFYKNEFSFPRKNVKLTQFINTTKCKSEHVNKLNERKNERKNEHKNEHKNEHKNECKNEHKNECKNFIKDVIKKSINLPVQLLPTTYNSFDRQKYVQHFWHSEGVYEKRNLINVKKCVYDDKKNKMNEIKSIENGGSLFESREETLINNLFKQIKITTNLKKEASLMQYISREYVKKGNYKNEENNYKYKNKLDLIINDTNEKKMYIEKNTTKIILKLYDKVRKKIKIIHDGPPYANNDIHIGHVLNKIIKDIYLKFLLLKNYVVMLIHGFDTHGLPIEYNVMKLLKISKVDDLNLDTYSLKNCICGRIILNADTSALLQLSKQLGKKKKIINENEQKRQEKRQQQQEQIPLMRSLYHKVDCIRRDNALQKKINYFKNLCKLYSSYFINEQFMSLVSYGIWGHWKYSYVTFYKLYEQMQYKVFQSLLKHKYIYMSNRPIYHSYATKTVLSDSEIIYKKRTSNSFYFFYSFMNIGDKIVLHILKEYKENKLIKEIIQLNEEETQFYLTNFHSIMEYMGFKKNLTNTNSDINYYLCRLKNKIINKLKSSLKILVFTTQMHTIFNNKCLLIHKEYLYRIIKIKFENLQCLFFLISDKSFDTFYDYLKKYYSKKEKIIEVKTITILKGNNFTSCTYLNFINKQENNFVFLSTNEIEESFGSGIVHVAPSHGFTDYNVYYRNNELKKVYLDESYYEDIKGGHISDLDRGGSHHGTSYGNLHSEVRMAGRLSPERVQDNSEEKINIFKKCSKNVPNISGNAKKEEEKNNFSFDVINQNVMDENDDLKNEYKEIITNNCKRNNHFIQQYEDTDRYNLIQKRLEEMDKININQQDIHLLFFYSFYDNILFYFPYEHSYTYDWRSHTSVHIKSLLQIYVDIEKIKKNIFFKNIKKINFVNKNVKNSLIKTIKDRNEWCISRQKYWGLNIPLKDIHIKKDQKIKFNEQIMDVWFDSSISYLYSLYMCKHILFNNYFKKIILSLKRGGTYPSKLDGKKKWSLQKCKTNKRNSTDNSCFPFNIYNIYEEIMKTNSRFYHSVNSRENALLKNIMEKKKTFDPGWFQSFFFIYFTLNLIKGKKEKVTCWKNYLPIKNVIVHNYVVDRNNIKMSKSLNNVISPRELFGQGSGKKIVFVKHSNSANSSNKSDNSSNSHNSNNSSNSHNSNNSSNSHNSNNSSNSSNSHNSNNSTFVEEQTEGTNEKGATNYRNRNCSDERDKHNSQMCKAEKEANNILGDKYCKNSTAKIVDMNEKYGNYINSENDEIDDNHINDKHNENDDDRDSDNNNDHKDKNNHNDNYDKCSGVTKKREKKNDIGKSFNADIVRLWLCCKNFVNRNISISYDILENINKYVYLKIYNTLKFLLNNIYDLNFADKKLKFSEIQIMDKFILYKKDKLIKHSLKAYNKFQLQLLIKYMLNFIYRDLAIYIDYSKDRLYIHKKDSINRKNCQIIFYKILIDILKILSPITPHLCEDVYSTLHSLKNGKADKKNGTTVKKIVSQDVEQNFKQNVEQNVEQNVEQNVEQKDGKKKAKSIFLLPFPMFHNYKEINLDILFLIKYYIHKQLRAHVANSLQALVYIYSEDNDLISLLRSFLKTHDPLAAFNNYDDLRFLFNVSNIFICDKLMYIQKVDTKYKTYKIPLCYSKHNEEAKKNVGDFFQTGQKQNFEDLINFDESTKHAYINIGIKKSESKRCSRCWMYGTVHSFEGEFFCPRCLDVIKSYYN from the exons ATGATTGAAAATGCAAAATTTgctgtaataatatttcttgtATTCGAAATACtatcatataataaatacacgtctttatttattaaaaaaaagaattctgttttattttataaaaacgaATTCTCATTTCCTaggaaaaatgtaaaattaacaCAGTTTATAAATACTACAAAATGTAAATCCGAACATGTAAATAAACTAAACGAGCGTAAAAACGAGCGTAAAAACGAGCATAAAAACGAACACAAAAACGAACATAAAAACGAATGTAAAAACGAACATAAAAACGAATGTAAAAACTTTATTAAAGATGTAATTAAAAAGTCGATAAACTTACCCGTCCAACTGCTCCCAACAACGTACAACAGCTTTGACAG gcAAAAATATGTTCAGCATTTTTGGCACAGTGAAGGGGTGTACGAGAAGAGAAATTtgataaatgtaaaaaaatgtgtatacgatgacaagaaaaataaaatgaatgaaataaaatcCATAGAGAATGGAGGGAGCTTGTTTGAGAGTAGAGAAGAAACATTAATAAACAATTTGTTTAAACAGATTAAAATTACaactaatttaaaaaaagaagctaGTCTCATGCAATATATTTCACGTGAGTACGTAAAAAAAGGGAACTACAAAAATGAGGAGAATAACTACAAGTATAAGAACAAGTTAGatctaataataaatgatacgaatgaaaagaaaatgtatatagAGAAAAACACTACAAAGATTATACTCAAACTGTATGATAAAGtacgtaaaaaaataaaaattatacatgaTGGACCCCCATATGCAAATAACGATATACACATTGGACATGTATTAAATAAgataataaaagatatatatttaaaatttcttttattaaaaaattatgtagtAATGTTAATACATGGTTTTGACACCCATGGTCTACCTATTGAATACAACGTAATGaaattactaaaaataagCAAAGTTGATGATTTAAATTTAGATAcgtattcattaaaaaattgtatttgtGGGAGAATTATTCTTAATGCAGATACCAGCGCCTTACTCCAGTTGAGTAAACAGctggggaaaaaaaaaaaaataataaatgaaaacgaACAGAAACGGCAGGAAAAGCGGCAGCAACAGCAAGAACAAATCCCCTTAATGCGCAGTTTATACCATAAAGTGGATTGCATTCGGAGGGATAATGCTCTACAAAAGAAGATAAAttactttaaaaatttgtgtAAATTATActcttcttattttattaatgaacAGTTCATGTCCTTAGTTTCATATGGAATATGGGGTCATTGGAAATACTCGTATGTAACCTTCTACAAACTGTATGAACAAATGCAGTATAAAGTTTTCCAGAGCCTTTTAAAGCAC AAATACATTTACATGAGCAACAGACCAATATACCATAGCTATGCAACAAAGACAGTGCTCTCGGATAGCgaaataatttacaaaaaaaggacgagcaattctttttattttttttatagcttCATGAATATAGGAGATAAAATAGTGTTACACATTTTAAAAGAGtacaaagaaaataaattaattaaagaaattattcAACTGAATGAAGAAGAAACACAATTTTACTTGACCAATTTTCACTCTATTATGGAATATATgggttttaaaaaaaatcttaCCAATACTAATAGTGacataaattattacttGTGCaggttaaaaaataaaataataaataaattaaagtcAAGTCTTAAAATATTAGTTTTCACAACGCAAATGCATACCatttttaacaataaatGTTTGTTAATACATAAGGAATATTTATacagaattataaaaataaaatttgaaaatttacagtgtcttttttttcttataagtGACAAGTCGTTTGACACTTTTTAtgattatttaaagaaatattattctaaaaaagagaaaataatcGAAGTAAAAACTATTACTATACTCAAGGGCAATAACTTCACCTCGTGCACATaccttaattttattaacaagcaagaaaataattttgtgtTTCTTTCAACAAATGAGATTGAAGAATCTTTCGGGTCAGGCATTGTGCATGTAGCTCCATCGCACGGATTTACCGATTACAACGTGTATTACAGAAATAATGAGTTGAAAAAGGTTTATTTAGACGAGTCGTACTATGAGGATATTAAAGGGGGGCATATCAGTGATTTAGACAGAGGTGGCTCCCACCACGGAACTAGCTATGGTAATCTCCATAGCGAAGTACGAATGGCTGGAAGGCTTTCGCCTGAACGCGTTCAGGATAATTCAgaagagaaaataaacattttcaAAAAGTGCAGCAAAAATGTGCCAAATATTTCTGGCAATGCAAAGAAGGAGGAAGAAAAGAACAACTTTTCGTTTGATGTGATTAATCAAAATGTAATGGATGAAAATGACGATTTGAAGaatgaatataaagaaattattacaaataattgtaaaaggaataatcattttattcAACAGTATGAAGATACGGATCGGTATaatttaatacaaaaaagatTAGAGGAGatggataaaataaatattaatcaacaggatattcatttattatttttttactctttttatgataatattcttttttattttccttatgaacattcatatacatatgactGGAGATCTCATACCAGTGTGCACATCAAATCTTTGCTGCAAATATATGTGGAcatagagaaaataaaaaaaaatatattttttaaaaatattaaaaagataaattttgtaaataaaaatgtgaaaaacaGTTTAATAAAAACTATTAAAGATCGAAATGAATGGTGTATAAGTAGACAAAAATATTGGGGATTAAATATACCTTTAaaagatatacatataaaaaaggatcagaaaataaaatttaatgaacaaataatGGATGTATGGTTTGATTCGTCCATTTCGTATCTATACAGTTTGTACATGTGTAAGCATATTTTATTCAAtaactattttaaaaaaattattttatcccTAAAAAGGGGAGGAACATACCCCAGTAAACTtgatggaaaaaaaaaatggtctctacaaaaatgtaaaacaaaCAAGAGGAACAGTACGGATAATAGCTGTTTtccatttaatatatataatatatacgaGGAAATTATGAAAACGAATAGCCGCTTCTACCATTCAGTTAATTCGAGGGAAAATGctttacttaaaaatattatggaaaaaaagaaaacatttgACCC AGGGTGGTTTCAGTCcttcttctttatttattttactttaaatttaataaaagggaaaaaagagaaagttACTTGTTGGAAGAATTATTTGCCTATTAAAAATGTCATTGTTCATAATTATGTAGTTGATAGGAATAACATTAAAATGAGCAAAAGTTTAAATAACGTTATATCACCAAGAGAGTTATTCGGACAAGGAAGCgggaaaaaaatagtatttgTAAAACATTCAAACAGTGCAAATAGTTCTAATAAGTCGGATAATTCTAGTAATTCGCATAACTCGAATAATTCTAGTAATTCGCATAACTCGAATAATTCTAGTAATTCGCATAACTCGAATAATTCTAGTAATTCTAGTAATTCGCATAATTCGAATAATTCCACCTTTGTTGAAGAACAGACGGAGggaacaaatgaaaaaggagCTACAAATTATAGAAATAGGAACTGTAGTGATGAGAGGGACAAACATAACAGCCAGATGTGCAAGGCAGAAAAGGAGGCAAATAATATACTGGGGGATAAATATTGCAAAAACAGCACTGCCAAAATTGTTGAcatgaatgaaaaatatggaaattaTATCAACAgtgaaaatgatgaaattgATGACAATCATATCAATGATAAGCACAATGAAAATGATGATGATAGGGATAGTGATAACAATAATGACCATAAGGATAAGAACAACCataatgataattatgaCAAGTGCTCTGgtgtaacaaaaaaaagagagaaaaagAATGACATTGGTAAAAGCTTTAACGCAGATATCGTTCGACTGTGGTTATGCTGTAAGAATTTTGTAAACAGAAATATATCGATTAGTTACGATATACTagagaatataaataaatatgtatacttaaaaatatataacacactaaaatttttattgaacaatatatatgatttaaattttgctgataaaaaattaaaatttagcgaaattcaaattatggacaagtttatattatataaaaaagataagctAATTAAGCATTCGTTAAAGgcttataataaatttcagTTACAATtacttattaaatatatgttaaattttatatatagagaTTTAGccatatatatagattataGTAAGGACAGactgtatatacataaaaaggaTTCGATAAACAGAAAAAACTGccaaatcattttttataaaattttgattGACATTTTGAAAATACTATCTCCTATAACACCACATTTGTGCGAAGATGTATATAGCACGCTTCACAGTTTAAAAAATGGCAAAgctgataaaaaaaatggtacGACTGTGAAGAAAATTGTAAGTCAAGATGTTGAACAGAATTTTAAACAGAACGTTGAACAGAATGTTGAACAGAATGTTGAACAGAATGTTGAACAAAAGGATGGTAAGAAAAAGGCGAAATCCATCTTTTTACTTCCATTTCCGATGTTTCAcaattataaagaaataaatttagatattttatttttaataaaatactaCATTCATAAACAGCTGAGGGCCCACGTGGCAAATTCATTACAAGCATTAGTTTACATTTATTCTGAAGATAACGATTTAATTAGTTTGTTAAGatcctttttaaaaacacATGACCCATTGGCagcttttaataattatgatgaTCTGCGTTTTCTATTTAATGTAtctaacatatttatatgtgacaaattaatgtatatacaaaagGTAgacacaaaatataaaacgtATAAAATACCATTGTGTTATAGTAAGCATAATGAGGAGgcgaaaaaaaatgtaggCGATTTTTTTCAAACAGGCCAAAAACAGAATTTCGAAGACTTGATAAATTTTGATGAAAGTACCAAACATGCTTACATTAATATAGGGATAAAGAAATCCGAGTCCAAGAGGTGTTCCAG GTGCTGGATGTACGGTACGGTGCACTCGTTTGAAGGAGAATTCTTTTGCCCAAGGTGCCTTGATGTTATTAAGTCGTATtataactaa